Below is a genomic region from Persicimonas caeni.
AATGCAGCCCCATACCCTGCCCTTGGCCGCCGTCGGCATTATCACAGCCATGCTGACCGGTCTGGTCGCCTGCACGAGCCCGCAGCCGACCGAACCCACCGAACAGACGACCGAACAACGCCAACAAGACCGCCCGCCGGCGAGCGTGGCGGCCGACCTGGGACGTGTCGAGATCGACGCCTCGTGCACCCTCAACGCCCGGTCGCGCATCGAGATCGGCACCGCCCAACTCCACCACATGTGGTACACGAAGGCGCGCGAGTCGTTTCAGAAAGCCGCCGCGGCCGACGAGGACTGCGCCATGGCCCAGTGGGGCCTGGCGATGACCTACTACACGCCGCTGTGGGCCAAGCCCTACCCCGAAGACCTCGAAGCCGGCGCGCGCGCCGCCCAAAAGGCCGCCGACCTCGGCGGTGAGACTCCACGCGAGAAGGCCTATATCGACGCGGTCGCCGCGTTCTACGACGACTACGAAAACCGCAGCCACGAAGAGCGCGCCAAGGCGTTCGAGGAGGCCTGGAAGCAGGCCTACGAGCAGGACCCGCAGGACGTCGAGGCGGCCTCGTTCTATGCCCTGGCGATGCTGTCGACGATCCCGCCCACCGCCGAGGACGTCGACACCCAGCGCCAGGCCGGCGCGATCCTCGAAGACGTGCTCGATCAGGAGCCCAACCACCCGGGCGGCCACCACTACCTGATCCACGCCTACGACAACCCACAGTTGGCGAGCGAGGCCGTGGAGGTGTCTCGCGACTACTCCGAACTCGCTCCCGCGGTGCCACACGCGCTGCATATGCCCAGTCACACCTTCACCCGTCTGGGCATGTGGGACGAGTCGATCGAGTGGAACCAACGATCCGAGGAGGCCGCGCGCCGCAATCCGGTCGCCGGCATGGACTATCTGGACCTGTATCACGCCCAAGACTACCTCACCTATGCGTACCTGCAGGAGGCGCGCGACACGGAAGCCGAGAAGGTCGCCCAACGGGCCAAGGAGGCGCAGAACCCCCAGCCACACAC
It encodes:
- a CDS encoding tetratricopeptide repeat protein; translation: MQPHTLPLAAVGIITAMLTGLVACTSPQPTEPTEQTTEQRQQDRPPASVAADLGRVEIDASCTLNARSRIEIGTAQLHHMWYTKARESFQKAAAADEDCAMAQWGLAMTYYTPLWAKPYPEDLEAGARAAQKAADLGGETPREKAYIDAVAAFYDDYENRSHEERAKAFEEAWKQAYEQDPQDVEAASFYALAMLSTIPPTAEDVDTQRQAGAILEDVLDQEPNHPGGHHYLIHAYDNPQLASEAVEVSRDYSELAPAVPHALHMPSHTFTRLGMWDESIEWNQRSEEAARRNPVAGMDYLDLYHAQDYLTYAYLQEARDTEAEKVAQRAKEAQNPQPHTASAYASIAIPARLALERRDWQAAANLEPLHPETIEWEKWPYIEGIKHAARAVGLIELDELDQARVELDKMAELQQASAEMNEPYWNGQLQIYQNVVRALLADAEGNTAEALAGLRDAATSQEALGKHPVTPGRVIQASEVLGETLRENGQAEEALEVYVEALDKRPNRFRAVYGAAVSARAAGQGDVARDYYNQLLDLTAKSDGDRPELKEAREFTAVGGGASSSAD